The Glycine soja cultivar W05 chromosome 8, ASM419377v2, whole genome shotgun sequence genome has a window encoding:
- the LOC114422925 gene encoding probable calcium-binding protein CML21, with protein sequence MGGALGKSESPRKGSMPETKLEAKMVEAMQRRESQGSSVKSFNTIILKFPKIDESLRKCKAIFEQFDEDSNGAIDQEELKKCFSKLEISFSEEEINDLFEACDINEDMGMKFNEFIVLLCVVYLLKNDPAALHAKSRIGMPKLEGTFETLVDTFVFLDKNKDGYVSKNEMVQAINETTSGERSSGRIAMKRFEEMDWDKNGMVNFKEFLFAFTRWVGIDEVDDEENDEA encoded by the exons ATGGGAGGTGCACTGGGAAAGAGTGAATCACCTAGAAAGGGATCGATGCCAGAAACTAAGCTCGAGGCTAAAATGGTTGAAGCAATGCAGCGGAGGGAATCTCAAGGAAGTTCCGTGAAATCATTCAACACTATAATCTTGAAATTCCCAAAGATTGATGAGAGCCTTAGAAAATGCAAAGCCATATTTGAGCAGTTTG ATGAGGATTCTAATGGGGCAATAGATCAAGAGGAGTTGAAAAAGTGTTTCAGTAAGCTGGAAATTTCTTTTTCCGAGGAGGAAATAAATGATCTTTTTGAAGCATGTGATATTAACGAGGATATGGGAATGAAGTTCAATGAGTTTATTGTACTTCTTTGTGTTGTCTACCTTCTCAAGAATGACCCTGCAGCTCTTCATGCT AAATCACGAATTGGGATGCCAAAGCTGGAGGGCACATTTGAGACTTTGGTTGATACATTTGTATTCTTAGACAAGAACAAGGATGGATATGTCAGCAAAAATGAGATGGTCCAAGCTATAAACGAAACTACATCAGGGGAGCGTTCTTCTGGAAGAATAGCCATGAAAAGATTTG AAGAAATGGATTGGGATAAAAATGGAATGGTTAACTTCAAGGAGTTTCTATTTGCTTTTACACGTTGGGTTGGAATTGATGAAGTTGACGATGAGGAAAATGACGAGGCTTAA